One Spiroplasma endosymbiont of Dioctria linearis DNA segment encodes these proteins:
- a CDS encoding ABC transporter ATP-binding protein, whose translation MIEIKNLTRVFKNDTGIKNVSFNINDQDIIAFVGDNGAGKTTTIKAIFGELHLKEGEILINNENLFINNNLQKLAFFPDTNNIPLDMKLHEYILFLCAANGINKKQLENKIKNIYEMLDLNKFKNKKIKELSAGWKKKAIMASVLVRSPKYIILDEPTANLDVESKIEFISILKELNKLGVTILITSHIIEELQEIANHLVLIKNGEIVYDKQFDNKKELIINIYKKFIDPKKVNIELISNLYKEDNQNEK comes from the coding sequence ATGATAGAAATTAAAAACTTAACAAGAGTCTTTAAAAATGATACTGGTATAAAAAATGTCAGCTTCAATATTAATGACCAAGATATTATTGCCTTTGTTGGTGATAATGGTGCTGGAAAAACAACAACAATAAAAGCCATTTTTGGCGAACTTCACTTAAAAGAAGGAGAAATTTTAATAAATAATGAAAATTTATTTATTAATAATAACTTACAAAAGTTGGCTTTCTTTCCAGATACTAACAATATTCCACTAGACATGAAACTCCACGAATATATATTATTTTTATGTGCTGCTAATGGAATCAACAAAAAACAATTAGAAAATAAAATTAAAAATATCTATGAAATGCTTGATTTAAATAAATTTAAAAATAAAAAGATTAAAGAGTTATCCGCTGGATGAAAGAAAAAGGCAATTATGGCAAGTGTACTTGTTCGTTCTCCGAAATATATTATTTTAGATGAACCAACAGCAAATCTAGATGTTGAATCAAAAATAGAGTTTATTTCAATTCTTAAGGAGTTAAATAAACTCGGTGTTACAATTCTTATTACAAGTCATATCATTGAAGAACTTCAGGAAATAGCAAATCATTTAGTTCTTATCAAAAACGGAGAAATTGTTTATGATAAACAATTTGATAATAAGAAAGAGTTAATAATTAATATTTATAAAAAGTTTATTGATCCAAAAAAAGTAAATATTGAATTAATATCGAACTTATATAAGGAGGATAACCAAAATGAAAAATAA